The following are encoded together in the Malaya genurostris strain Urasoe2022 chromosome 3, Malgen_1.1, whole genome shotgun sequence genome:
- the LOC131434919 gene encoding probable chitinase 10, which produces MLIYILSLLVTAVVASRDPRCFQYKADAEALTLPHRSDCTKFHICDVGGRALEMKCPPNTFFSAKDGVCSFDNSACDGSETIQKPIAPEVDNGNNIPDQPNSLEKACYDMPSGVTLPLVGDCFSYIVCLRGKPIVLLCPEGLAYDSRNSRCEFKDAVSCAVRNPQEPSNPSKPASPYLNEDDKVYQVMPSEEMHGDHPASPVKQPPIIALPEQPFIPQNPPQPIVPLPLPIPILPPQIPIVPEREAPVQLPSDLNNGPAFVPYKEVFVNDPRCLRRSDPNNPILLSYAGDCRKYLVCVGNTAIEKSCPDGQHWSTENGWCDFPSRAKCEMI; this is translated from the exons ATGTTAATATATATACTATCACTGTTGGTTACCGCGGTTGTTGCATCAAGAGATCCTCGATGCTTTCAATATAAAGCGGACGCTGAAGCGCTGACATTGCCTCACAGAAGTGATTGTACTAAATTCCACATTTGCGATGTCGGCGGCAGAGCCTTGGAGATGAAATGTCCACCAAACACATTCTTTAGTGCAAAGGATGGGGTCtgttcgtttgacaattctgcttgtGATGGTTCGGAAACGATTCAGAAACCAATAGCACCTGAGGTCGACAACGGAAATAATATACCAGATCAACCAAATTCTTTGGAAAAG GCTTGTTATGATATGCCGTCTGGAGTAACTCTACCATTGGTTGGTGATTGCTTTTCGTACATTGTATGTCTTCGCGGGAAGCCCATCGTTTTATTATGTCCAGAAGGTTTGGCATATGACAGTAGAAACAGTAGATGTGAATTCAAGGATGCAGTAAGCTGTGCAGTACGCAATCCCCAAGAACCAAGCAACCCTTCAAAGCCTGCCAGTCCTTATCTAAATGAAGATGATAAAGTATATCAAGTGATGCCATCTGAAGAAATGCATGGTGATCATCCTGCCTCTCCAGTCAAACAACCACCGATTATTGCTTTACCAGAACAACCATTCATTCCGCAAAATCCGCCACAACCAATAGTACCTTTGCCGCTTCCAATTCCAATCTTACCTCCACAAATCCCAATTGTTCCCGAGAGGGAAGCACCGGTTCAACTTCCAAGCGATCTTAATAATGGCCCAGCTTTCGTTCCATACAAGGAAGTATTCGTTAACGACCCCCGTTGTTTGAGAAGGTCCGATCCAAACAATCCCATTTTGCTTTCTTATGCTGGAGACTGCCGAAAATATCTCGTTTGTGTTGGTAATACTGCTATCGAAAAGAGCTGCCCAGACGGTCAGCACTGGAGTACGGAAAATGGATGGTGCGATTTTCCTTCTCGTGCCAAGTGTGAAATGATATAG